AGATTCACGGACATTTCTGAGGAGGACTTGGAGCGCCATGTCAGGGAGATCAAGGGTCATCATCCCAATGCTGGCCTTGTCTACTTGACGGGCCATCTCCGCTCTAGGGGCGTTTTCGTCCAACGACAAAAGGTAATTGACATGCTGCACAGAGTGGATCCTGTGGGAGTCGCAGAGAGATTGAAAGTTGCGATTGCTCGCAGGGTCTACTCTGTGCCATGTCCAAATTTCTTGTGGCACCTGGATGGCCATCACAAGCTCATtaactggaaactggtaatccaTGCCTGTGTTGATGGGTTTTCAAGGACAATTATATATTTGTACTGTGCTGATAACAACAGGTCAGATACTGTGGAGAAGCTATTTTGCGAGTCCACTCAACTCTTTGGCTGGCCATTCCATGTGAGGACTGATTACGGAGGTGAGAATGTGAAGGTGTGGGCTGCAATGGAGAACCACAGGCAGCAGGAAAGGTCTGTTATTGTTGGTTCTTCTGTGCACAACTCTAGGGTTGAACGTATGCACTTGGATGTGAAAATCCAAGTGGTGGAAACCTTCAAGTCTGTGTTCCTGGACATGGAGGAAAAAGGCATCTTGTGCAGAGACAATGATGTTGACCTGTTTTGTCTTCATTATGTCTTCTTGCCAAAGATCAACAGAGCATTGCAGGAGTTCCGTGCAGGTCACAACAACCACTCTTTGCGCACAGAACACAATCAAACTCCTCTGCAACTGTTCTATGCCAACGAAGATCTCATTGCCCAGCATGAGCATGACCATGAACTTCATCATGACGACAGTCCCGGTCTGAGTGCGAGACAGCTACTCGAATCGGGCTGTGACCTGCCTTTTGTGCCCGTCGAGTCTGTTCGATGCCCTCTGAGCAATGCAGAGGTTGAACAGATGCAACAGCAGATCAACCCACTTGGTTCAAATGATGCCAGGCAGACATTCCTTGATGTCACACAGTTTGTTCGTGACTGTACCGTACGTCGTGTAAACCCTTAAAAACGTTGAATGGTGGTGATGTTGGTCGGCATAGAACTGTTCACTGTTCTGAGATGAATAACACATATGTGTCAAAGGTTCGGCTAACTTTAATttctattgtaattcaatcaagttggcgttttaacgagaagtttcaaatggaagcaagtTAATGTGTAATTCATCACATTGACAGACAGCTTCTGAAATTTTGTGTCTGAGCAACTTTTATCTGTCACATCGCTTTAACataacttgcaaaactgaacATGATACCaactcttctttttatttatttttgacaTGTAACCAACATGGCAAATAATTTTAAGCAAAAAAAGCTTATTATATAAATGCTTGTGCTACTTTAACACTGCTGCGACATATTGATATTCAGTAAACACCAGACAAATAGCTTTTAAAATAGCATAACAGGCAGGTTTGGGCTTTTTTTTATTAGATCAAATTGTTAACCTTCAGTGATTGCATTTTTGTTCAGAACCCAGTGAGCAAAACTTTCTCAGGGTTACTATATACAGGACAAAACCTATTTATTTGCGTCAGGCCTTGAACAGTGGAAGTTAAGCGAACCTGTGATATGTataagttatatatatataagtatttatcctacatacgtgagagagacacccgtgagatgaTAAtggttcaaatcacacgtgtgtatatcatgtaaatgaggtcatgtcaagcaagtctggcatgAACccgtttttccactgcttatgataccaaagtcaccgagacaaacgtcattatagaaacaaaaattgtgcTCGttattaccctcgatgaatctttagagtgacgtttctttgctttgacgtaatagattgcaccaggctttagaagagatcgaggttccaaaacaagtgtcttcaatttagctgcctcgactgcaggacattttcagtacaaTACACGTATGtaaagtacagtatgtaggataaacagaatactacatggcttgctgtttcgtaccagatttacactcgttgctttttcaaatagtgaacagctcgctttcgctcgcagttcaatctttaaaaaaacaactcgtgtaaatctggtatgacacagcaagccatgtagtattctctatatgtaTAAATTACACCTcagtccatccatggtatcacATGGTATTTCATCAAGACAGGGTCAATGAATATTCATCATATTCATTCACCCTGTCGAGACGAAATACCACAGGATTCCATGGATGAATCAGAGGTGTAATGTATATCCCATGACCCATCCAAGcaaatttttgttttgaaatgtcttcgcAACGTACAGATGACTTAAAACGACATAATCGTCATCACGGGACGGGTACTACATACTTTGTTTGTCATCTGCTCCAAATCTAGCCTTGGTGGGTGACACGGTTTGTAGAAGCTCCAATTGTCCCTTCATTGACCGGAATAAAGGCTCAATCTACTGTCATTTTGCCACCGAGCGTTTATTCTTCTTTTCCCTTTTTTGGTAACATTGTAACGGCATCCCAATTTACTGTCATTGGGCGTAAGAGTCTAAACATCATCATTGTGTTCAAGATTTCCTTTATCTTCTTCACTGCTGCTGCGCAGGTTAGTGTCCTAGTTCATGGCCAAAGTTGAGGCCCACTGAGCAATATCGCGCTAGATTTGCTCACTAGAATAGCAGAGACAAAAAAGGAAGGTCATGGGATATGtaaggttacatgccgagtctctgTGAATATTagaaata
This genomic interval from Littorina saxatilis isolate snail1 unplaced genomic scaffold, US_GU_Lsax_2.0 scaffold_641, whole genome shotgun sequence contains the following:
- the LOC138957853 gene encoding uncharacterized protein translates to MLHRVDPVGVAERLKVAIARRVYSVPCPNFLWHLDGHHKLINWKLVIHACVDGFSRTIIYLYCADNNRSDTVEKLFCESTQLFGWPFHVRTDYGGENVKVWAAMENHRQQERSVIVGSSVHNSRVERMHLDVKIQVVETFKSVFLDMEEKGILCRDNDVDLFCLHYVFLPKINRALQEFRAGHNNHSLRTEHNQTPLQLFYANEDLIAQHEHDHELHHDDSPGLSARQLLESGCDLPFVPVESVRCPLSNAEVEQMQQQINPLGSNDARQTFLDVTQFVRDCTVRRVNP